From Hemibagrus wyckioides isolate EC202008001 linkage group LG11, SWU_Hwy_1.0, whole genome shotgun sequence:
AAGTGGCAAATATGTAGTATGGGAAAGCTGTATATGAGATAATATTGTTTTGGTAGATTTATGGTCACAGTTTGCTCTTGTCTAGCTGAACAACGTGTTTCAAAACTCGcctttcctgtctttttttagCATGTGATGGAGGCTATTACAAGAGCTCAGATTCCAGCCAGCCATGTGAAGTCTGTCCAgcaaacacacagcactcagGCCCTGGTGCACTTCAGTGTCCCTGCTTGGAGGGATTTTTCCGAGCAGACTCAGACCCCGACTCTGCTCCATGTTCTAGTAAGTGTTTCTGGCTGCAGAGCTTGAGTTTACACTTCCCACTCTCTTTTTACTCAGGATTTGTTcataatattgtttttttttttatatatacagacagtatattattatttactgttatataaaaaaatgttatatatataaaatatatatatatatactgtttacattatatatatatattttcagttATTCACTCTTGCAATCTGTCACTCCCTCAGGTCCACCTACTTCACCAGAAGATCTCAAGTCCATTCCGCGTCTGACAGCAGGGAGCATCCAGCTGACCTGGAGACCTCCATCTAATACAGGTGGCAGGACTGACATCGTATACAATGTGGTGTGTGAGCGTTGTAATGGTGCCACATGTGCACCGTGTGGAGGGAGGGTGCACTTTGAGCCTACACATACATCTCTACGAGAGCCAGAGGTTACAGTCAGTGAGCTGGAGCCTCACCTCAACTACACATTCAAAGTGGAAGCATTGAATGGAGTGTCCCATTTGAGCCCTCAAAAATCAATTGCCAGCATCACCACTGTGCTACACTTCACAGGTAACTTCAGCTCTTAGCATTTTAAGTACAAGTAGGTCtttatgtattaataaaataaaacaataagatGTTAGCCAGGGAAATGTTTTGAAACTCTTTTATGCCTTTCTCATCACAGAGCCTCCTAAGGTAACATTCCTCCGAGTAGTAGATCGTACATCTAGTAGTCTTCATCTGTCCTGGGCTGTGGACCAACACACAACTTCCCATCACTCTACTCACTACGAGCTTATGTACCGAATTAAGGTATGTAGATTACAACATTATCAGAATGTATGATTGCAGAAGTCTTTTTGCCTCTTGTTTCAAATGGGTTTACGATATCTCTTTTTCCATAAAGGACAATAAGGGAGTCCAGGATGTCACCACATACAATGTTCTGAGGTTGGACAAGAACTCCATTGAGATTAGTGACCTCTTACCTGGCACTAAGTATGTGTTCCGTGTTCAGACTTTAACACCAGAGGGCCATCCTAACAGCCAGAGTGCAGAACACGAATTTGAGACCCTGCCTATGGgtaagtgtgtgaatatgtgtgggtgtatttgtgCGTGTGCTTGGTGATATTCTTGTCCTAAAATAATACAGAAGTAGAGAATTGCGTGTAACCAGATGCCTTGTATCTGTCCAACAGCTGAGTCGCACGCACAGGGCAGTTCCATGATTGTCATGGGAGCCATTGCTGGAGGCGGAGCCATGTTGTTTATCGTGGTGGTCATTTTACTTCTACACAAAAGGTTAGAGAAGCCTTCatgctttcttcctttttcctcctcctcgCTATGTTCTTATCATATTTCCTCCTCAAAGCCAGCCTCACCCTCTCCACCCTGTGATCTGTTTACATTCAAAGCTCAGTATGAAAACATAAAGCTGGTCTCATTACAGTACAAGTTTGAAAACACAGATGTGTAAATATAATTTTGACTTTGCCCTTTCTCTTATCAGGAGGCTTAATTCTCGCATCCGGCAGAGAACAGGGGGCAATTACTTCTCCTGTCCAGGTATGACAAAGttcatatatatctatatatatatctatatatatatatatatatatatatatatatatatagagagagagagagagagagagagagagagacagagatatttTTCTTTAGGCTACAGTTTACCACATGACATACCACATGTTCTATTCCTGTACCACAGAAAAACATCAGCCTCTGAAGACCTATGTGGATCCACATACCTATGAAGACCCCTGCACTGCTATCCTCAAGTTCGCCAGTGAAATTCACCCTAATCACGTTACTAAACAGAAAGTTATTGGAGCAGGTAATCTAGCAAATAAttacattatcattattatatgcAATACTTAAATACTGTTTTAGTGCTTAGACATTTTTAAAGGTTGGAGTTAGAATGTTTTTCTGTTCATTAAAATTTAAGTTGGCCATTTGTTTAGGAAATGCACAAGTCATACTGTACACTGAATtactttttattcatattaatggATTATATAAAAGCAATTCTGAATCCTGCCTTTTTTGGTCCCATAGGAGAGTTTGGTGAAGTATTCCGTGGTGTCCTGAAGCTGCCGGGCCGTAATGAGGTGGTCGTCGCAATAAAAACACTGCGACCTGGCTACACAGAAAAGCAGAGGCAGGACTTCCTGAGCGAGGCCAGCATCATGGGCCAGTTCTCGCATCAGAACATCATACGCCTGGAGGGGGTTGTCACCAAATGTACGTGTCAACTTTATCACCATGGCTCACAATGCACCCACTCAGCCGAGTCATTTAACATGTAAAGCACGTCATATGACATTGGCTGATAAATGTGTTGTCATATTCTAATTGGATGCTTCTGTGGTTTTCATTTCAGTCAAGCATGCTATGATCGTCACAGAGTACATGGAGAATGGAGCTCTGGATCAGTACCTACGGGTAGGTTGAACACCATAAACCTCATGCTGTTTGGATTTCTTGTATTGTGATATTTCTGTTTCTATCATATGAATAAATATCCCTCTATTTTAATGTGCAGGACCATGATGAGGAGTTGTCCTCATACCAGTTGGTGGGCATGCTTAGTGGCATTGCAGCAGGGATGAAGTATCTGTCAGATATGAACTATGTACACAGAGATCTTGCTGCACGCAACATCCTTGTAAATAGTAACCTGGAGTGCAAAGTGTCAGACTTCGGACTATCACGTGTGTTGGAAGACTATCCTGAAGGCACCTATACCACAAGTGTAAGCTACTTTAATAGTGATGTTTAATATCCTGGCTTCAATTTAGAGTAGATGCACATAGATACAGTAAAGTTCTACATATACTGTAGAACGGCTCCTTAATTTTTGTTAGATaatctgcttttattttgtttcgtAGGGAGGAAAGATTCCCATTCGTTGGACAGCACCAGAGGCCATAGCATACAGGAAATTCACCTCTGCCAGTGATGTGTGGAGCTTTGGTATTGTCATGTGGGAAGTGATGTCTTTTGGAGAGAGACCATACTGGGACATGAGCAACCATGAGGTACATCATACTGACTCTGAATGTTTAATAAATTCACTTAGGATACATCACcatgaatataaatacacagagcCAAATACATACCACAGGGTTattctatgtatgtgtgtttaagttTGTTGAATCAAGAGCTATTAGTCAGTATTAGTCATTCCTCTTTCACTGGGTGTGGATTTAAAGAGCAGGATGGTGACCTGATTTCCTCTTTACATCTCAGGTAATGAAGTCCATACACGAAGGGTTCAGGCTGCCGGCACCGATGGACTGTCCATCTGCTATTTACCAATTAATGCTACAGTGCTGGATGCAGGACCGCTCCAAACGCCCCCGCTTCCTCGATGTCGtcaatgtgctggacaaacttCTGCACAGTCCAGAGTCCCTTACAGCAATTGCCAACATAGACTTACGGTAAGAGTCACTGCTCATGTAATATAggggaaataaaaaatgtatacaagGTTGAACAAATAATGCAGGCATGATTATGGAATAGAAATAGCCTGTACAAGGTTTTTAATCAATATAATTACCTTTTTATTCCCGCAGAGTGTCTATTCGCCTGCCTAGCACTAGTGGAAATGATGGCAGCCCCTTCAGGTCTGTGGATGAATGGTTAGAGTCTATGAAGATGAGCCAGTATAAAGAAGCCTTTGCCCATGCTGGAATTACAACCATGGAGCAGGTGTTGCACTTGAAGATTGAGTaagtaaacaaacagacagacagccctatacacacataaataacaAACCAATTATCTATGTAATTTTATGATcttttattactgttttattCTTAATCTCACCAATGTTTTTTATCTCTTGTAGGGATATCAAAAAGATTGGTGTGCGGTTGCCAGGTCATCAGAAAAGAATGGCCTACAGCATTCTGGGTCTTCAGGAGCCCACTGCAGGTCCTGTGGATGTCTTTGCAGTGTAACACTAAGATTCTACACCAGAACTACATTCTACTAAATTCTTAATGAGCATAGCCATCTGGCCTCAGAGGAACTTGCAATGGGCTGGTTTGCAAATATACAGAATGCTGCTCACTACTGAAATGGACTCCCATTGTGAATAAATGGACCAATTATCAATTGAACAATGACTGAATATAGACTGATATTTTTACTgttattttttcacttttgtgtgttttgtaactGTATTCAGTTTTGTGAAAGATAGTTGTTGTGTTCCCTGATTTCAAATGCTGGCCAAATTGAAAGTTTAGCTTGTTTAAATGAATCGCACATCAATAGTGTCGCACTACAAAACATGTTAAGGGCAGATGGTAAACTAAGGGAGTTTTAAGTTCTGCAAAACCAATAACTcaacagatttattttagtttttttgtagAATAAAGTTTGTAGAGTGTAGATAGGAAATGCTTATACCATTGAATATGTCTGAAAATTAAACCAAATGGCATATTCTATACCATCATGAGAGGCAGTATGTTTACATATATTATTTCAGCTcttttttgattatttaatatttattgtctgtttttttatttattgtctgtTTGTAAAGTTGTTGtctaatgtgtaaaaaaaatgcgttaaaaattgtgtaattattaaatgcTGATATTTAATCCATGAAGcctatttactttttttctcgACTGTCCACGAGAGAAGATTTAGCCTAGAAAAATacagtgttttaaaataaactttatagAAGCCCAAATGTCAGTAATATAGTGGAATAATATTAAGCAGTTTGTGTGTAAATTATAGTATGTAAATATCT
This genomic window contains:
- the epha2a gene encoding ephrin type-A receptor 2a encodes the protein MDYQFRSFFSYLFINSIFILIHAKEHILLDMKASGGELGWLTSPNEEGWEIVQTVVNGSLLYTYSVCNVATDTEQDNWLRTTFIQRPLEASRVSVELRFVVRDCNTFDGTSPSCRETFSLHLYETDMDVGTSFRKGQFRKITTVAPDEVTANRDGGRASLRVNVETRSIGPLSRRGFYLAFQDVGACVALLGVRVFYTTCPSIQSNLATFPERVTAAALTEVEGSCVKNSVTVGQAPPRMYCTAEGEWVVPVGQCYCRAGYQAVGQTCQACDGGYYKSSDSSQPCEVCPANTQHSGPGALQCPCLEGFFRADSDPDSAPCSSPPTSPEDLKSIPRLTAGSIQLTWRPPSNTGGRTDIVYNVVCERCNGATCAPCGGRVHFEPTHTSLREPEVTVSELEPHLNYTFKVEALNGVSHLSPQKSIASITTVLHFTEPPKVTFLRVVDRTSSSLHLSWAVDQHTTSHHSTHYELMYRIKDNKGVQDVTTYNVLRLDKNSIEISDLLPGTKYVFRVQTLTPEGHPNSQSAEHEFETLPMAESHAQGSSMIVMGAIAGGGAMLFIVVVILLLHKRRLNSRIRQRTGGNYFSCPEKHQPLKTYVDPHTYEDPCTAILKFASEIHPNHVTKQKVIGAGEFGEVFRGVLKLPGRNEVVVAIKTLRPGYTEKQRQDFLSEASIMGQFSHQNIIRLEGVVTKFKHAMIVTEYMENGALDQYLRDHDEELSSYQLVGMLSGIAAGMKYLSDMNYVHRDLAARNILVNSNLECKVSDFGLSRVLEDYPEGTYTTSGGKIPIRWTAPEAIAYRKFTSASDVWSFGIVMWEVMSFGERPYWDMSNHEVMKSIHEGFRLPAPMDCPSAIYQLMLQCWMQDRSKRPRFLDVVNVLDKLLHSPESLTAIANIDLRVSIRLPSTSGNDGSPFRSVDEWLESMKMSQYKEAFAHAGITTMEQVLHLKIEDIKKIGVRLPGHQKRMAYSILGLQEPTAGPVDVFAV